Proteins encoded in a region of the Anopheles aquasalis chromosome 2, idAnoAquaMG_Q_19, whole genome shotgun sequence genome:
- the LOC126572588 gene encoding dynactin subunit 1 isoform X4: MSERYLKVGQRVEIPVKEVRGTIAYVGMTSFAVGKWVGVVLDEAKGKNNGSIKGQQYFTCDENCGMFVRPTQLVFIDEAGNPLEDSAQTPEEKPRSRLSSASSVRSLASMPGSTQTFTAKPTASRMSLNRSTSSLGSKTQLTSPGSERAAAGQSSIPTPVSSIPTMVKQLDRHEPLHRSHMSPPESLQTSKRASFVETGFVETLKPQFTPGQSITSPSPAPTPAPSSTTEDRIHILQLQQEIEELRKQNGDLNEKLETLKQRRAEDRDRLREFDKMMTQYEQLVEFKSKIMDAHSQLQRELQRAKQEAKDANEAREQHSEEMAELAENVEMITLDKEMAEEKAETLVLELDAAKERIEELTLDLEILKTEMQEKVSTGSGGGAAAGGGADGGAVSTYEFKQMEQQNVRLRETLVRLRDLSAHEKHEIQKLEKELETKKSEVAELQRTKEKLSAKIDELEAQLGDLQEQVDAALGAEEMVEQLAEKKMELEDRVKALEEEVAELEALEEVHEQLVESNHELEMDMREELDLAHAAKREASREKEAALETIVDRDQTILKFRELVQRLNDQCQELRDRLKQESSKQQQQQQAKDTALITETIDFKQMFAESKAFTRAIDLQLRQIELTQANEHVRYLSAFMPDVFMARGGDHDAILVILLVSRLVFKSGIIVSQARERFSNVPQIDRPAVLGGHEVAQFGFRSRLLHHVHNLQSIMHQFLYSMTGCKADTLLKIGAALPEMQAQEKMVDEIIDLLKANQLDENSSTDNLEKCVTFFNAMYVVLLAGEDLVNETQIVRDCTASIAAACDSIANDASIIKILIKPGDETSDSGLLLQYILQNVENVRQQLKLIKRRLPQDVAITKCNLSMNTLRNLKQTAEALNKVMSVMFFAGRQCLQLATVDPDTETSVPHEKLWEILSSGCEKIYEQDDLGPSQNIRPVLSGASTDMGQLAQYLLDHEYEIISATNAAKPEEKPTAPIILRAQAVKKQLEETKTLTATLENREAEIRQLKLAAKLKQNELSEMQIRKDLAEKKLSVLQQDHESNTTRLQKQLEEVQTLLAQKEKEFEETMDHLQSDIDSLESEKSSLRDKLKSFSSRKVDLKTTTALDISASSPYIAQELSLLKRAFKDERSERLKVQANEYRKILEGLEPLHVPQPNDKRIQELEQEITRVKHDYIMSMVRGAELPATRTVHGNVAKTIIDHENRQKQQQTQLRAKAEQLACEVMHEYLQRKPHRAAKADFAAFPANEVSAAFRMNLKV, from the exons ATGTCGGAACGATATTTAAAAGTTGGCCAGCGGGTGGAGATCCCCGTGAAGGAGGTGCGCGGAACGATCGCGTACGTCGGTATGACCTCGTTCGCCGTCGGAAAATGGGTCGGTGTGGTCCTGGATGAGGCGAAGGGCAAGAACAACGGATCGATAAAAGGCCAGCAGTACTTCACG TGCGATGAAAACTGTGGAATGTTTGTTCGACCAACGCAGCTCGTCTTTATCGATGAAGCGGGGAATCCTTTGGAAGACTCTGCCCAAACACCGGAGGAAAAACCGCGTTCCCGGCTAAGCAG TGCGAGCTCTGTGCGATCATTGGCGTCCATGCCAGGCTCGACACAGACGTTTACCGCGAAACCTACAGC CTCTCGGATGTCCCTCAATCGAAGCACCAGCTCGCTAGGTTCCAAAACGCAGCTGACTTCCCCGGGCAGTGAGCGTGCAGCAGCCGGTCAATCGTCGATTCCAACTCCAGTCTCATCCATTCCGACGATGGTGAAACAGCTCGATCGTCACGAACCGCTGCATCGATCGCACATGAGTCCACCGGAATCACTGCAAACGTCAAAGCGAGCATCCTTCGTCGAGACAGGCTTTGTGGAGACACTGAAACCACAGTTCACTCCGGGTCAGTCCATCACCTCGCCCTCACCGGCACCAACACCGGctccatcatcaaccaccgaGGATCGCATTCACAttttgcagctgcagcaagaGATCGAAGAGCTGCGCAAGCAGAACGGTGATCTGAACGAGAAACTGGAAACGCTCAAACAGCGCCGTGCCGAGGATCGCGACCGGTTACGGGAGTTCGACAAGATGATGACCCAGTACGAGCAGCTGGTCGAGTTCAAGAGCAAGATCATGGACGCTCACTCGCAGTTGCAACGAGAGCTGCAGCGCGCCAAACAGGAAGCGAAGGATGCGAACGAAGCGCGCGAACAGCACAGCGAGGAGATGGCCGAGCTGGCGGAAAACGTCGAAATGATTACGCTCGATAAGGAGATGGCCGAAGAGAAGGCGGAAACGCTGGTGCTCGAGCTGGATGCGGCCAAGGAGCGCATCGAAGAGCTGACGCTCGATCTCGAGATCTTGAAGACGGAAATGCAGGAGAAAGTAAGCACGGGTAGTGGCGgcggtgctgcagctggtggtggtgctgatggtggtgctgtctCAACGTACGAGTTCAAGCAGATGGAGCAACAGAATGTGCGGCTCCGAGAAACGCTCGTTCGGCTGCGGGATCTATCCGCCCACGAGAAACACGAAATCCAGAAGCTGGAGAAGGAACTCGAAACGAAAAAGTCCGAAGTGGCCGAGCTACAACGGACGAAAGAGAAGCTTTCGGCCAAAATTGATGAACTGGAAGCGCAGCTTGGTGATCTGCAGGAGCAGGTCGATGCGGCCCTTGGCGCAGAAGAGATGGTAGAGCAACTGGccgagaagaagatggagctAGAGGACCGCGTAAAGGCACTCGAGGAAGAGGTGGCCGAACTGGAGGCTCTGGAGGAGGTACACGAGCAGCTGGTCGAGAGTAACCACGAGCTGGAGATGGATATGCGCGAAGAGCTGGATCTAGCACATGCCGCCAAGCGTGAAGCGTCCCGCGAGAAAGAGGCTGCCCTCGAGACAAtcgtcgatcgcgatcaaacCATTTTAAAGTTTCGCGAACTCGTCCAGCGCCTCAACGATCAGTGTCAGGAATTGCGCGATCGGCTGAAACAGGAAtcgagcaaacagcagcagcaacagcaagccaAGGATACGGCCCTCAtcaccgaaacgatcgatttcaAGCAGATGTTTGCCGAATCGAAGGCATTCACCCGTGCGATCGATCTTCAGCTGCGGCAGATTGAGCTGacgcaagcgaacgaacacgTGCGCTATCTGTCCGCCTTCATGCCAGACGTATTTATGGCGCGCGGTGGTGATCATGATGCGATCTTGGTGATCCTGCTTGTCTCCCGACTCGTCTTTAAATCGggcatcatcgtcagccaGGCACGGGAACGGTTCTCGAACGTGCCCCAGATCGATCGGCCCGCTGTCCTGGGTGGACATGAGGTAGCCCAGTTTGGCTTCCGCTCACGGTTGCTACATCACGTGCACAACCTGCAGAGCATCATGCATCAGTTCCTGTACAGCATGACGGGCTGCAAAGCGGACACACTGCTAAAGATTGGTGCCGCACTGCCGGAGATGCAGGCGCAGGAGAAGATGGTCGATGAGATCATTGATCTGCTCAAGGCGAACCAGCTCGACGAAAACTCATCCACCGACA ATCTCGAGAAGTGTGTAACATTCTTTAACGCAATGTACGTGGTACTGTTGGCCGGTGAGGATTTGGTCAATGAAACGCAGATCGTGCGCGATTGTACGGCTTCGATCGCCGCAGCTTGCGATTCGATCGCCAACGATGCCAGCATTATAAAGATTCTCATCAAGCCGGGCGATGAAACGAGCGACTCCGGACTGCTACTGCAGTACATTCTTCAGAACGTGGAGAACGTTCGGCAGCAGCTTAAGCTTATCAAGCGTCGACTGCCGCAGGATGTGGCCATTACCAAGTGCAACCTGTCGATGAACACGCTACGCAATCTGAAGCAAACCGCCGAAGCGCTGAACAAGGTCATGAGCGTCATGTTCTTTGCCGGTCGGCAATGTTTGCAACTGGCGACGGTTGACCCCGATACGGAAACGTCCGTTCCGCATGAAAAGCTGTGGGAGATTCTGTCGAGCGGATGCGAGAAGATCTACGAACAGGATGATCTCGGTCCATCGCAAAACATTCGACCGGTGCTGAGCGGTGCCAGCACCGACATGGGCCAGCTGGCCCAGTATCTACTCGACCACGAGTACGAGATCATTTCGGCCACGAACGCCGCCAAACCCGAGGAGAAACCAACCGCTCCCATCATCCTGCGAGCGCAGGCCGTCAAGAAGCAGCTGGAAGAAACGAAAACGTTGACCGCCACCCTCGAGAACCGGGAAGCGGAAATTCGACAGCTCAAACTGGCAGCGAAACTGAAGCAGAACGAACTGTCGGAGATGCAGATCCGCAAGGACTTGGCCGAGAAGAAGCTATCGGTGTTGCAGCAGGATCACGAATCCAACACCACGCGTCTCCAGAAACAGCTGGAAGAAGTGCAGACGCTACTCGCACA gaaagagaaagagttcGAGGAAACGATGGATCACCTGCAGAGCGACATCGATTCGCTGGAGAGCGAAAAGAGCAGTTTGCGCGACAAGCTAAAGTCGTTCAGTTCCCGCAAGGTGGACctcaagacgacgacggcactgGACATTTCGGCCAGCTCACCATACATCGCCCAAGAGCTCTCGCTGTTGAAGCGCGCCTTCAAGGATGAGCGTAGCGAGCGGCTGAAGGTGCAGGCGAACGAGTATCGTAAGATCCTAGAAGGCCTTGAACCGCTACACGTTCCGCAACCGAACGACAAGCGCATTcaggagctggagcaggagaTCACTCGCGTTAAGCACGATTACATCATGTCCATGGTGCGCGGTGCCGAACTGCCGGCCACTCGCACCGTTCACGGTAACGTGGCGaaaacgatcatcgatcacgaGAAccgacagaagcagcagcagacgcagctGCGAGCCAAGGCCGAGCAGCTGGCCTGTGAGGTTATGCACGAGTATCTTCAACGCAAACCGCACCGTGCGGCCAAAGCCGATTTTGCGGCCTTCCCGGCGAACGAAGTGTCAGCCGCGTTCCGGATGAACCTTAAAGTTTAA
- the LOC126572588 gene encoding dynactin subunit 1 isoform X3, translating to MSERYLKVGQRVEIPVKEVRGTIAYVGMTSFAVGKWVGVVLDEAKGKNNGSIKGQQYFTCDENCGMFVRPTQLVFIDEAGNPLEDSAQTPEEKPRSRLSSAKRATGRVNASSVRSLASMPGSTQTFTAKPTASRMSLNRSTSSLGSKTQLTSPGSERAAAGQSSIPTPVSSIPTMVKQLDRHEPLHRSHMSPPESLQTSKRASFVETGFVETLKPQFTPGQSITSPSPAPTPAPSSTTEDRIHILQLQQEIEELRKQNGDLNEKLETLKQRRAEDRDRLREFDKMMTQYEQLVEFKSKIMDAHSQLQRELQRAKQEAKDANEAREQHSEEMAELAENVEMITLDKEMAEEKAETLVLELDAAKERIEELTLDLEILKTEMQEKVSTGSGGGAAAGGGADGGAVSTYEFKQMEQQNVRLRETLVRLRDLSAHEKHEIQKLEKELETKKSEVAELQRTKEKLSAKIDELEAQLGDLQEQVDAALGAEEMVEQLAEKKMELEDRVKALEEEVAELEALEEVHEQLVESNHELEMDMREELDLAHAAKREASREKEAALETIVDRDQTILKFRELVQRLNDQCQELRDRLKQESSKQQQQQQAKDTALITETIDFKQMFAESKAFTRAIDLQLRQIELTQANEHVRYLSAFMPDVFMARGGDHDAILVILLVSRLVFKSGIIVSQARERFSNVPQIDRPAVLGGHEVAQFGFRSRLLHHVHNLQSIMHQFLYSMTGCKADTLLKIGAALPEMQAQEKMVDEIIDLLKANQLDENSSTDNLEKCVTFFNAMYVVLLAGEDLVNETQIVRDCTASIAAACDSIANDASIIKILIKPGDETSDSGLLLQYILQNVENVRQQLKLIKRRLPQDVAITKCNLSMNTLRNLKQTAEALNKVMSVMFFAGRQCLQLATVDPDTETSVPHEKLWEILSSGCEKIYEQDDLGPSQNIRPVLSGASTDMGQLAQYLLDHEYEIISATNAAKPEEKPTAPIILRAQAVKKQLEETKTLTATLENREAEIRQLKLAAKLKQNELSEMQIRKDLAEKKLSVLQQDHESNTTRLQKQLEEVQTLLAQKEKEFEETMDHLQSDIDSLESEKSSLRDKLKSFSSRKVDLKTTTALDISASSPYIAQELSLLKRAFKDERSERLKVQANEYRKILEGLEPLHVPQPNDKRIQELEQEITRVKHDYIMSMVRGAELPATRTVHGNVAKTIIDHENRQKQQQTQLRAKAEQLACEVMHEYLQRKPHRAAKADFAAFPANEVSAAFRMNLKV from the exons ATGTCGGAACGATATTTAAAAGTTGGCCAGCGGGTGGAGATCCCCGTGAAGGAGGTGCGCGGAACGATCGCGTACGTCGGTATGACCTCGTTCGCCGTCGGAAAATGGGTCGGTGTGGTCCTGGATGAGGCGAAGGGCAAGAACAACGGATCGATAAAAGGCCAGCAGTACTTCACG TGCGATGAAAACTGTGGAATGTTTGTTCGACCAACGCAGCTCGTCTTTATCGATGAAGCGGGGAATCCTTTGGAAGACTCTGCCCAAACACCGGAGGAAAAACCGCGTTCCCGGCTAAGCAG TGCCAAGCGTGCTACTGGTCGAGTAAA TGCGAGCTCTGTGCGATCATTGGCGTCCATGCCAGGCTCGACACAGACGTTTACCGCGAAACCTACAGC CTCTCGGATGTCCCTCAATCGAAGCACCAGCTCGCTAGGTTCCAAAACGCAGCTGACTTCCCCGGGCAGTGAGCGTGCAGCAGCCGGTCAATCGTCGATTCCAACTCCAGTCTCATCCATTCCGACGATGGTGAAACAGCTCGATCGTCACGAACCGCTGCATCGATCGCACATGAGTCCACCGGAATCACTGCAAACGTCAAAGCGAGCATCCTTCGTCGAGACAGGCTTTGTGGAGACACTGAAACCACAGTTCACTCCGGGTCAGTCCATCACCTCGCCCTCACCGGCACCAACACCGGctccatcatcaaccaccgaGGATCGCATTCACAttttgcagctgcagcaagaGATCGAAGAGCTGCGCAAGCAGAACGGTGATCTGAACGAGAAACTGGAAACGCTCAAACAGCGCCGTGCCGAGGATCGCGACCGGTTACGGGAGTTCGACAAGATGATGACCCAGTACGAGCAGCTGGTCGAGTTCAAGAGCAAGATCATGGACGCTCACTCGCAGTTGCAACGAGAGCTGCAGCGCGCCAAACAGGAAGCGAAGGATGCGAACGAAGCGCGCGAACAGCACAGCGAGGAGATGGCCGAGCTGGCGGAAAACGTCGAAATGATTACGCTCGATAAGGAGATGGCCGAAGAGAAGGCGGAAACGCTGGTGCTCGAGCTGGATGCGGCCAAGGAGCGCATCGAAGAGCTGACGCTCGATCTCGAGATCTTGAAGACGGAAATGCAGGAGAAAGTAAGCACGGGTAGTGGCGgcggtgctgcagctggtggtggtgctgatggtggtgctgtctCAACGTACGAGTTCAAGCAGATGGAGCAACAGAATGTGCGGCTCCGAGAAACGCTCGTTCGGCTGCGGGATCTATCCGCCCACGAGAAACACGAAATCCAGAAGCTGGAGAAGGAACTCGAAACGAAAAAGTCCGAAGTGGCCGAGCTACAACGGACGAAAGAGAAGCTTTCGGCCAAAATTGATGAACTGGAAGCGCAGCTTGGTGATCTGCAGGAGCAGGTCGATGCGGCCCTTGGCGCAGAAGAGATGGTAGAGCAACTGGccgagaagaagatggagctAGAGGACCGCGTAAAGGCACTCGAGGAAGAGGTGGCCGAACTGGAGGCTCTGGAGGAGGTACACGAGCAGCTGGTCGAGAGTAACCACGAGCTGGAGATGGATATGCGCGAAGAGCTGGATCTAGCACATGCCGCCAAGCGTGAAGCGTCCCGCGAGAAAGAGGCTGCCCTCGAGACAAtcgtcgatcgcgatcaaacCATTTTAAAGTTTCGCGAACTCGTCCAGCGCCTCAACGATCAGTGTCAGGAATTGCGCGATCGGCTGAAACAGGAAtcgagcaaacagcagcagcaacagcaagccaAGGATACGGCCCTCAtcaccgaaacgatcgatttcaAGCAGATGTTTGCCGAATCGAAGGCATTCACCCGTGCGATCGATCTTCAGCTGCGGCAGATTGAGCTGacgcaagcgaacgaacacgTGCGCTATCTGTCCGCCTTCATGCCAGACGTATTTATGGCGCGCGGTGGTGATCATGATGCGATCTTGGTGATCCTGCTTGTCTCCCGACTCGTCTTTAAATCGggcatcatcgtcagccaGGCACGGGAACGGTTCTCGAACGTGCCCCAGATCGATCGGCCCGCTGTCCTGGGTGGACATGAGGTAGCCCAGTTTGGCTTCCGCTCACGGTTGCTACATCACGTGCACAACCTGCAGAGCATCATGCATCAGTTCCTGTACAGCATGACGGGCTGCAAAGCGGACACACTGCTAAAGATTGGTGCCGCACTGCCGGAGATGCAGGCGCAGGAGAAGATGGTCGATGAGATCATTGATCTGCTCAAGGCGAACCAGCTCGACGAAAACTCATCCACCGACA ATCTCGAGAAGTGTGTAACATTCTTTAACGCAATGTACGTGGTACTGTTGGCCGGTGAGGATTTGGTCAATGAAACGCAGATCGTGCGCGATTGTACGGCTTCGATCGCCGCAGCTTGCGATTCGATCGCCAACGATGCCAGCATTATAAAGATTCTCATCAAGCCGGGCGATGAAACGAGCGACTCCGGACTGCTACTGCAGTACATTCTTCAGAACGTGGAGAACGTTCGGCAGCAGCTTAAGCTTATCAAGCGTCGACTGCCGCAGGATGTGGCCATTACCAAGTGCAACCTGTCGATGAACACGCTACGCAATCTGAAGCAAACCGCCGAAGCGCTGAACAAGGTCATGAGCGTCATGTTCTTTGCCGGTCGGCAATGTTTGCAACTGGCGACGGTTGACCCCGATACGGAAACGTCCGTTCCGCATGAAAAGCTGTGGGAGATTCTGTCGAGCGGATGCGAGAAGATCTACGAACAGGATGATCTCGGTCCATCGCAAAACATTCGACCGGTGCTGAGCGGTGCCAGCACCGACATGGGCCAGCTGGCCCAGTATCTACTCGACCACGAGTACGAGATCATTTCGGCCACGAACGCCGCCAAACCCGAGGAGAAACCAACCGCTCCCATCATCCTGCGAGCGCAGGCCGTCAAGAAGCAGCTGGAAGAAACGAAAACGTTGACCGCCACCCTCGAGAACCGGGAAGCGGAAATTCGACAGCTCAAACTGGCAGCGAAACTGAAGCAGAACGAACTGTCGGAGATGCAGATCCGCAAGGACTTGGCCGAGAAGAAGCTATCGGTGTTGCAGCAGGATCACGAATCCAACACCACGCGTCTCCAGAAACAGCTGGAAGAAGTGCAGACGCTACTCGCACA gaaagagaaagagttcGAGGAAACGATGGATCACCTGCAGAGCGACATCGATTCGCTGGAGAGCGAAAAGAGCAGTTTGCGCGACAAGCTAAAGTCGTTCAGTTCCCGCAAGGTGGACctcaagacgacgacggcactgGACATTTCGGCCAGCTCACCATACATCGCCCAAGAGCTCTCGCTGTTGAAGCGCGCCTTCAAGGATGAGCGTAGCGAGCGGCTGAAGGTGCAGGCGAACGAGTATCGTAAGATCCTAGAAGGCCTTGAACCGCTACACGTTCCGCAACCGAACGACAAGCGCATTcaggagctggagcaggagaTCACTCGCGTTAAGCACGATTACATCATGTCCATGGTGCGCGGTGCCGAACTGCCGGCCACTCGCACCGTTCACGGTAACGTGGCGaaaacgatcatcgatcacgaGAAccgacagaagcagcagcagacgcagctGCGAGCCAAGGCCGAGCAGCTGGCCTGTGAGGTTATGCACGAGTATCTTCAACGCAAACCGCACCGTGCGGCCAAAGCCGATTTTGCGGCCTTCCCGGCGAACGAAGTGTCAGCCGCGTTCCGGATGAACCTTAAAGTTTAA